A genomic region of Raphanus sativus cultivar WK10039 chromosome 6, ASM80110v3, whole genome shotgun sequence contains the following coding sequences:
- the LOC108813401 gene encoding peroxidase 64, producing the protein MNVHFLSLFLTIILVILFNTEALSPHYYDHSCPQADQIVTNAVKKAMSTDKTVPAALLRMHFHDCFVRGCDASVLLDSKGKNKAEKDGPPNISLHAFYVIDNAKKALEEQCPGVVSCADIVSLAARDAVALSGGPTWEVPKGRKDGRVSKAIETRQLPAPTFNISQLQQSFGQRGLSMHDLVVLSGGHTLGFAHCSSFQNRINNFSTQKQVDPTLNPSFAASLKGVCPAHTKAKNAGATMDASTTSFDNIYYKMLMQGKSLFSSDQALLTTPSTKKLVAKYASSMEEYERAFVKSMIKMSSISGNGNEVRLNCRRVR; encoded by the exons ATGAATGTCCATTTTCTCAGTCTATTTCTTACCATCATTTTAGTGATTTTATTCAACACTGAAGCACTTAGTCCTCACTACTACGACCATTCATGTCCACAAGCCGATCAAATAGTCACCAATGCAGTCAAGAAAGCCATGTCAACTGACAAAACTGTACCTGCCGCGCTTTTGAGGATGCATTTCCATGATTGCTTTGTTAGG GGATGTGATGCGTCAGTGCTGTTAGACTCAAAGGGAAAGAACAAAGCAGAGAAAGATGGACCTCCTAACATCTCACTCCATGCGTTTTATGTGATTGACAATGCAAAGAAGGCATTAGAGGAGCAATGTCCTGGTGTTGTATCGTGTGCCGATATCGTTTCACTCGCTGCAAGAGACGCTGTCGCTCTC TCAGGAGGGCCTACATGGGAAGTGCCGAAAGGGAGAAAAGATGGAAGAGTATCAAAGGCAATAGAAACAAGACAATTACCAGCTCCTACTTTCAACATCTCTCAGCTGCAACAAAGCTTTGGCCAAAGAGGCCTTTCTATGCACGATCTTGTTGTTCTCTCTG GAGGACACACACTTGGGTTCGCCCACTGCTCATCGTTCCAGAATAGGATAAACAACTTCAGCACACAGAAACAGGTTGACCCAACACTAAACCCTTCATTTGCGGCCAGCTTGAAAGGAGTTTGCCCAGCCCATACCAAGGCTAAAAACGCTGGAGCGACTATGGACGCAAGCACAACATCATTCGACAATATCTATTACAAGATGCTTATGCAAGGCAAATCGCTATTCTCATCAGACCAAGCACTTCTTACAACACCTTCAACTAAAAAACTTGTGGCCAAGTACGCAAGTTCCATGGAAGAGTACGAGAGGGCTTTTGTGAAAtccatgatcaagatgagtagTATCAGTGGGAATGGTAACGAGGTCAGGCTTAATTGCAGGAGGGTCCGTTAA